In the Corynebacterium jeikeium genome, CCAAAGGCTCGGCCAAAGCATGGATCCTCCGCCGGGCGAGGCTCCGCGCCATTGATCGCGTCCGAAGCGCTATCGCCACCTTGAAACGGGATGACCGGGAGGCCTTCCTGGTGGCGTCAATAAAAAAAGAAAGCGTGGAAGACGAGGCCTTGAGGAATGTGCAACGTCACGCCGTGCGGACTGCGCTGGAGATCATGGGCGAGCCGCACAAGACCGCGATTTTGCTGGCCTACTTCGGCGACATGACTCACGCGGAACTGGCGGAAGCCACTGGTGTACCGCTGGGAACTGCGAAGACGCGCGTGCGTGATGGGCTTCGTAAGCTAGAGAAGATCCTCAAGGAACAACGTGACGCACTGGCGGAAGGGGGTGCCCGATGAAAGACGAGAAGCCGGACTTCGGCGAGCTAGAGGCCGACCTGGCGGAGTTGGCCGAACCTGTGGCGCCTCCGCCGCAGTTGAAGTCGAACATCATGGATGCGATCGCTTCGGGCGAGTATCCACAGGTCGCGCCGGGTGAAGAGGTTGGTGCGGATAACGTTGTGCCTTTGTCGAAGGCGCGCGGGACTCGCCGTGGATTCGCGCGCACTGCCTTTGCCGCGGCTGCCGCAGTTGTACTACTGGCCGGCGTGGGGATTGTGGGCATCACCAGCGGGCTGTGGGGTGGCGGTGAGAACGCCGACCTTGCGGAGAACAACACCAACCAGTCCGGCGAAGACGGTGGAGGAGATGTCCCGGAGGTGTTCTCGGACTCCGAAGGAGCTGGTCAGGGTGCGAATGGCGATGAGCTGATGCAGGGTGCCGAAGCGGAAGACCACATGCACTCCATCATGGCGATGGGGGATGTGCGCAGCGTGTCGCTGAAGGCCGAAGGGTCGACGCTGGACGTGGTGGTCTCGACGGAGATGGATTCCGGTGGGGCGATGGTCAACGGTGCACCCGAGTTGAAGGACGGCATGGGCGCCCAGGTGTGGTCGATCAACAAGAACGGCGCCGCCCGATCAGCCGGCGTGATTGGCCAGGATCCGCACGACAACGTGTGGATGCCGCTGCCGGCGGACACGATGATGGTGCGCGTCACCGAGGAGCCGATGGACGGTAGCGCCACGCCGGGTGGGACCGTGCTGGCCGAGGGGAAGCTCTAGAGAGCAGCGCACTATTTCGGACGTAGAACCTGGGACCTCCGGGGGCACCCTGCACATAATATATGTATGAGTAGTTAGTAAACGCCGCATAGGTTTTATTAAGATAAGACAGTCTTGTTGAGGTTTTGAAAGGAAAACAGAAGATTGTCGCATCAGAACAATAATCAGAATCCCTACGGTGGCAATGCCCCTCAGCAGCCGAATGGGCAGCAGTTTCCGCAAGGGCAACAGACGGTCTACGTTGTACAGCAGCCTAAGAAGACGTGGTACAAGCGTGCGGTAATCATGGTTCCACTCACCTTGGTGTTTCTTTTCATTCTCTTCGTGGGCGGTTGCATGGCACTCGTAGGCGGCGTGGCGAACGAGATGGATAAGGAAAGTAAGAAAGAGCACAACCTCACCTACGTTGTGGAAGGTGATGCGCAAGACGCGACGGCTACTTACCACGTTGGCGATAGCGACTCCACGCAGGACTCGGGAATCGCGGCCGGTTGGAAGAAGGATGTCACCGTTAAGGGCTTCTTCGGTGCATATCTCAGCGTCACCAACGGTATTTACGATACCGGTACCGTTACCTGCAAGATTCTGGTTGATGGAAAGACCGTAACGGAGAATACTGCAACAGGTGAGTTCGCAACTGCTACCTGTGATGCGTCTACCACTGAACTCGAGGAAGCTGTAGAGGGCGACAAATAGTCGAAAGAATGCAACTCTTCACCGGGTTCACGAATCCGATCCTGGTAACCCAGATATTCTCTAAGCTTTGCGTGGTGGTGCCCCCTCCGCTGCAAGTAATGTGGGGCGAGCGAGCCCAATCAAACCGCAAACCCCAACCCAGGGAGCCCCACGACTTATGACCAGCACAACCGCCACGTATCGCTACACCGACCCCTTCACCGGCACGCAGCAAACCATCGATGGCCCTGAGGGGAAGGCGTACATGCTGGTAGAACGTGGCGAAGAAGTCCGTGTTGGTGACCCGTTGGGCTTCTACAACGACCGCGAAAGCGCCCGCGAGGCCGTGATGGCCCGTCTCAACGAGAAAGCCCGCACCCTGCGGGACTACGAAGAGTACTACGTCACGCACACCACCCTGCGTGGAGCCCAGCACTAGAACCGACCACCACCCATGCGTAATCCGCGGCGAAGAATCCTTCCGGGCCTAAAACGGCGTGCGAAGTGGGCCTCCCTCACCACGCTGTCCTACTCCTTTCGTGCCGCCGCCGGCGCAATTGACCTCTACGCCAACCTCTTCCCAGGCGTGCGCCTAAACAGGCGCTATGCCCTGGATCCCCGCCGTGGCTTCGCCATCATCGGCGCGGAAATCGGCATGTGGAATGCCTTTTCGCCCTCGCTGCTGCCGCACCCTTGGTGGGCCGTCGCCGGTAACGCCTCTACGTCTCAGGCGGTCGGACACCTCAACGGCACCATCATCGCTAACGCAGTGCTTCCGGCCTTCCGTGCCGCTGGCCTGGACCTGCGGGAGCTGGTGAACAAACCCGGCTATCGCGAGGCCTACCGTGCCATCCACGCTGCGTTTACCCTGGCTACAGCCGTCGCGGCCTATCGCTTCTACAAGCGTCAGGGCGAGTCCGCCGCGTTGGTAAACAGCCAGCGCCTAGGCGCCCCCTCCGCCTTCGTTGGAGTGGCCGTCAGCACTCTCGGCTATGGCGCATTCCTGCTGCTCGGCGAGCTACTACAGTCCAGCTTCGACTTCACCCGCCATTCGCTGCGCCGGTTCGTCCCCGCCCCCGTTGCTGTGCCTGTGGCCGCCGGGGCGGTGGGCGTCATAGCCTACCTCATCTCCGACAAGATCCTGCTGCGGCAATTCCTCGAGAAGTTCAACGAGAAGGCCGAGCTCGTAAACCGCCGCGTGTACTGGGGTTACCAGCAGCCTTGGGAGCCCGAGCGTTCTGGTTCGGTGTGGTCACACGAAAGGTGGATCTCCCTGGGCGCCCAAGGCCGCGTGGTCGTCGGCGGTGGCCCCAGGGCGCGCGACATCACGGAGGTCACGGGCCTGGACGATGTGCACGAGCCGATCCGCATCTACGGCGGACTGGCCCCCGGACGAACGCTGGAGAGCATCGTTGAACTGGTAAAACGCGAACTGCTGCGGACGGGCGCCCTGCATCGTTCGGCCATCGTTATCCACGCCTCCACAGGCACTGGATGGGTACCGGACTGGCAGCTGGATACCGTCGAGTTCCTCACGGGCGGCAACTGCGTGAACGTGACGATGCAGTACTCCTATGTGCAGTCGCCGGTGGCCTATGTGCTTGACCGCGATACCCCAGTGCGCGCTGCCAAGTTACTTATTGACGCCGTGTTTGAGCTGCTAGACGGCATGACCAACCCACCAAAGGTGTTTGTGACCGGCGAATCCTTGGGGGCCTACGGCACGGCGGCGGCCTTCGATGGGCTGGAGGACATGCTCGCGAAGGTAGACGGGGCAGTATTATCCGGTGCGCCCCGCTTCACCACGATGATCAGGGACATGACCACCAACCGCGGCGAAGGCTCGCCGGAGCGGCTACCGCTGTATGACCAAGGTCGGCATGTGCGCTTCATTAGCCACGCCGACCACCTGGACCACGACTGGCGCGGCCAGGAGTACGGCCAGGCGTGGCAGCATCCGCGGATGGCCGTGGTGCAGCACGCCTCCGATGCGATCGTGTGGTGGGATACTGATCTGTTCTGGAAGGAACCCGACTGGCTACGCGAGCCCGGAGCTCGGGGCGTGGCCGCACCCTCCACGCAGTACAACGACGTAGTGGATAAGCTCCGCTGGATTCCGTTTACCACCGGCTGGCAAGTGGCCATGGACATGCTGAACTCTAAGCAAACTCCCGCAGGTCACGGGCATAACTACCGTGGAATTATGGTCCCCACCTGGGAGCGGATCCTAGGCTCCGACTTGGTGTGCGTACCCCTGAACCCAGAGCTACAAAAGCGCATTACGGATTGGATCACTAAGCATTCGCGGGATACGCGCCGGGAGGAAGACCGCTTCCTAGACCGATTCGGCTTCGGCGTGGCACGGGAGGACTAGCCCCAGCGCCTATTGCGGTGGCGTCAAGTAATCGTCGATTGGCCGCGCGATGGCCTGCAGGGCGCGCTCCTCACTAACCCCCAGCATGCGCAGCAAATCCAGCGCTAGGTCGTCCCCGGCGGTCCTGCTGTTTAACGTCGCATCCTCGTGCAGGCGCTGCCCCAGCATCGCGTTTGCCCCGAAGACAATCGCTGCAGCCGTTTCGGTGCTGGCCACGTGGAAGGAGCCGTCGTCCACGCCCGCGCTGATCCGCTGGCGCAACTTTCGCACCAGCTCGTTGGGCATGGTGTAGAAGTCCGGGGAGCGGCGAACAATCGACTTCGACAGCGTTGGCACCAGTCGGTGCGCATACGCCAGGATGCGGATGTTCATGGCCGCCGCATCGATCGAGTCCAGATCCTGGTCCGCCGCCAGATCAAAGATGCTGGCCAGGTTGTTAACCGCGTACTCCGCGACCGCGTCGAAGAACTGCGTACGGTCTTTAAAGAAGTTGTAGAAACTGCCGTTGGAAACCCCGGCCTTTTGGGTGATCGCCAGGATAGAGAGGTCCGTCTGTTCCTCCGCGATCAACTCGATGCCGGCGCGCAGTAACGCCTGTTTGGTCCGCTCGCGACGCGTACCTGCCTGCTCGCTGCGGTTGAAGATGGCCTGCATCCACGCGGCGGTGTCGATGTGTTGCTCGCCTGTTCGCACGCGCGGATTCACCCCTCTTTTGCTTAGTGACGCCTACCGTTACAGCCACACCCGCCCCAGCATCGCTGGTATTGCGAATATGCATAGCTTTCTTTCAGGCTAACCTATCGGCTTCCAAGGTTGCGAAAGAAGCTACTCGAAACGTACTCGAAACCTACTAGAAACAACTTTCGAGCCTCTGACCTGCGATAAACAACGTACTCGAAAATGTTTCGAGTAGAATGTTAGATTGTGAGTGTGCAGCGAAATATCCACGAGGAGCCGAACCAGCTTCTGCAGTTCCCCGAAGACCAGTGGTTCGAGCGCAAATCTTTCCGCATTAAGCCGAAGGACTTGGCTAAGACAATTGTCGGCATGGCCAATTCTGAGGGCGGCGTAATTGCGGTTGGCATTTCGGACCGGCAATTCGAAGGAAAGCCGACCGCTACCCAAGACAATGCTCTGCGGCAGACGTCGTTGGATCACACGGATCCGACGGTTCGCGTCCAGATCGAGTTGTGCGACGTGGATGATCGTACGCAGGTGTATCTTTTCCACGTCTTGCCCAGTGAGCGGGTCCATTACCTGAAGTCAGGGGACTGCTTCTTGCGAGTGGGTGATGAAACGAAGCACTTGAGGGCTGATGACATTCTGGAGCTTCGTTACACCAAGGGTGAGCAGCAATACGATGCCACGGTTCCCGCGAACGCTACCCCGAACGATCTCAACATGGATCTGGTTGAGACTTATGCCGAGACCATTGGTTCTTCGAGTGCCGAAGATGCTCTGAAGGCGCGCAACCTGATTGACCGGGAAGGCAGGCCACGTGCTGCTGGGATATTGCTTTTCGGGCACAATCCTCAAGAGTTCTTCCCGAACGCACACATCCGGGTTTTACGTTTTGGCGAGGACGAGCGATTGCCTGGCCAGATGCAGCAGTTGATGGATGACCAGCGTTTTGATGGTCCGATACCGCAACAGATTCAAGCAGCTCAGGAAGCAATTAGCGGAATGCTGCCAAATACTCGACGGCTCACCGGCGCGGGTCTTTTCGAGGATGAGAACCTTATCCCTCACGACGTTTGGCTTGAGGGGTTGGTCAACGCGGTGGTGCATCGCTCGTACAGCATGGTCGGGGATCACATTCGTTTCGAAATTTTCCCGAGCCGGATTGAGGTCTCTAGCCCGGGGCGCTTCCCTGGTCTTGTAGATCCGACTAAACCGGAGTCCATTGCCCGCTTTGCGCGCAACCCTCTGATTGCGCGAGTAACCGCTGAGCTCCGCATTGGCCAGGAACTGGGTGAGGGAATCCGACGTATGTTTGCAAGTATGCGGCGGGTTGGGTTTGCTGATCCGGTATATACGCAAACTAGTGGCAGCGTAGTTCTTACATTGAACGCAACACAGCGTTTAGACGCCCAAGTGCTGGGTGGTCTCCCTCGTCATTCCGAGGATGTGCTTGCTGCTCTAGAAATGAGTGGTCGGCCAATGTCCACGGGTGATGTTGCCGAGGCGCTGGGCTTGTCGGCCCCGCCAGTGCGCCGTGCATTGCAGGCCATGCGTGATGCTGGGCTGGTTCATTGGCGTGGAAATGGACCGCGCGATCCGCGTGCCGTGTGGTCTGTAAAGGGGCCGCTTAGGTAGCTAGGAAAGCTACTCGAAAGGTACTCGAAACCTACTAGAAACAAATTTCGAGCCTCTGACCTGCGATAAACAACGTACTCGAAAATGTTTCGAGTAGAATGTTAGGCGATTTGGCCCCCGAGTGTATCGAGTAGCGCCGCCGCCTTCACTAGCGTTTCCTGGTACTCCGCCAGCGGGTCCGAGTCCGCGACGATCGCGCCGCCGACCCCGAAAGAACACTCCGCGCCATCGTCGACGAGCGTGCGGATCGTGATGTTCAGCTCTGTGGCGGAATTGGGGGAGATCCAGCCGATCGCCCCGGAATAGAACCCGCGCGGATGCGGCTCCAGCTCCTCGATAATCTCCATCGTCCGGATTTTCGGCGCGCCTGTCATGGAGCCGCCGGGGTAACTGGCCGCAATCGCGTCGACGGCGCCGAGCCCCGGACGGAGCTGGCCGGTAATGGTGCTGACCAGCTGATGGACGTGCGAGAAACTCTCCACCGAAAAAATTTTCGGCACCTCCACACTGCCCGGCACGCACACTCTGCCGAGGTCGTTGCGCAGCAGGTCAACGATCATCAGGTTCTCCGCCCGGTCCTTGGGGTTGCTCATTAATTCCTGACGCCCCCTCGCATCCGCCGCTCCGTCCTCCCCACGGGGGCGGGTGCCCTTGATCGGCTTGGCGGAGACCTCTCCCTCCGGTGAGACCTTGAGGAACCTCTCGGGGGAGGCGCTGAGGATGTGCAGTGGCGCCTGACCAGGGCGGTCGAAGCGCAGGAATGCGCCATAGGGAACCGGGCTGACTTCGCGGAGCCGCAGGTAGGCCAGTAATTCCGGTGACGGTGCGTAGGGCGAGTTCGCGCCGGGTTGCAGGTCGGCCAGATCTCGCAGTGCCGGCCCGCGGGCGGTATTTGTCAGGCAGACCTCGTAGCTATCGCCTGCGGCAATGTAATCCAGGCAGCGCTGGATGCTCGCCAGGTACTGCCGCTTCGGCTGGTCGAAGCGGAAGGCCGCCGCGCGCTCAATGGTCACGGACTCGGCGGGCACCGTGTCACGGGGCGGTGCACCGCCCGGAATGCTGCTCGGAAAGGTTTCCGGAATGGCTTCCAGTCCCGCACCGCTTGTCTCGGAGACCTCGCCAGCGATCCGTCGCACCTCGGCGACGGTGGTGTCCAGCCATTCCAGCTGCTCATCGTGGGTGCTCCCGGCATCCCCGGCATCTTTGGCACTCGGCAGCATTGCCATTGCATAGGCCACCGCGTGTGCGTGGTCGATCACGACCGCCCGGTCGGCGAACAGCAGTGCCGCATCCGGATGGTCTTCCCGGGAGCGGGCAATGTC is a window encoding:
- a CDS encoding sigma-70 family RNA polymerase sigma factor encodes the protein MKTVAVVDRETLESLMLLTQQGDAAAFARLYDHIAPTVLGLSLQILHDQAQAEEVTQEVFIEVWQHAADFDPAKGSAKAWILRRARLRAIDRVRSAIATLKRDDREAFLVASIKKESVEDEALRNVQRHAVRTALEIMGEPHKTAILLAYFGDMTHAELAEATGVPLGTAKTRVRDGLRKLEKILKEQRDALAEGGAR
- a CDS encoding anti-sigma factor; the encoded protein is MKDEKPDFGELEADLAELAEPVAPPPQLKSNIMDAIASGEYPQVAPGEEVGADNVVPLSKARGTRRGFARTAFAAAAAVVLLAGVGIVGITSGLWGGGENADLAENNTNQSGEDGGGDVPEVFSDSEGAGQGANGDELMQGAEAEDHMHSIMAMGDVRSVSLKAEGSTLDVVVSTEMDSGGAMVNGAPELKDGMGAQVWSINKNGAARSAGVIGQDPHDNVWMPLPADTMMVRVTEEPMDGSATPGGTVLAEGKL
- a CDS encoding alpha/beta-hydrolase family protein, with the translated sequence MRNPRRRILPGLKRRAKWASLTTLSYSFRAAAGAIDLYANLFPGVRLNRRYALDPRRGFAIIGAEIGMWNAFSPSLLPHPWWAVAGNASTSQAVGHLNGTIIANAVLPAFRAAGLDLRELVNKPGYREAYRAIHAAFTLATAVAAYRFYKRQGESAALVNSQRLGAPSAFVGVAVSTLGYGAFLLLGELLQSSFDFTRHSLRRFVPAPVAVPVAAGAVGVIAYLISDKILLRQFLEKFNEKAELVNRRVYWGYQQPWEPERSGSVWSHERWISLGAQGRVVVGGGPRARDITEVTGLDDVHEPIRIYGGLAPGRTLESIVELVKRELLRTGALHRSAIVIHASTGTGWVPDWQLDTVEFLTGGNCVNVTMQYSYVQSPVAYVLDRDTPVRAAKLLIDAVFELLDGMTNPPKVFVTGESLGAYGTAAAFDGLEDMLAKVDGAVLSGAPRFTTMIRDMTTNRGEGSPERLPLYDQGRHVRFISHADHLDHDWRGQEYGQAWQHPRMAVVQHASDAIVWWDTDLFWKEPDWLREPGARGVAAPSTQYNDVVDKLRWIPFTTGWQVAMDMLNSKQTPAGHGHNYRGIMVPTWERILGSDLVCVPLNPELQKRITDWITKHSRDTRREEDRFLDRFGFGVARED
- a CDS encoding TetR/AcrR family transcriptional regulator: MRTGEQHIDTAAWMQAIFNRSEQAGTRRERTKQALLRAGIELIAEEQTDLSILAITQKAGVSNGSFYNFFKDRTQFFDAVAEYAVNNLASIFDLAADQDLDSIDAAAMNIRILAYAHRLVPTLSKSIVRRSPDFYTMPNELVRKLRQRISAGVDDGSFHVASTETAAAIVFGANAMLGQRLHEDATLNSRTAGDDLALDLLRMLGVSEERALQAIARPIDDYLTPPQ
- a CDS encoding RNA-binding domain-containing protein, with amino-acid sequence MSVQRNIHEEPNQLLQFPEDQWFERKSFRIKPKDLAKTIVGMANSEGGVIAVGISDRQFEGKPTATQDNALRQTSLDHTDPTVRVQIELCDVDDRTQVYLFHVLPSERVHYLKSGDCFLRVGDETKHLRADDILELRYTKGEQQYDATVPANATPNDLNMDLVETYAETIGSSSAEDALKARNLIDREGRPRAAGILLFGHNPQEFFPNAHIRVLRFGEDERLPGQMQQLMDDQRFDGPIPQQIQAAQEAISGMLPNTRRLTGAGLFEDENLIPHDVWLEGLVNAVVHRSYSMVGDHIRFEIFPSRIEVSSPGRFPGLVDPTKPESIARFARNPLIARVTAELRIGQELGEGIRRMFASMRRVGFADPVYTQTSGSVVLTLNATQRLDAQVLGGLPRHSEDVLAALEMSGRPMSTGDVAEALGLSAPPVRRALQAMRDAGLVHWRGNGPRDPRAVWSVKGPLR
- a CDS encoding anthranilate synthase component I family protein, with product MTPRRLTFRTIPLPQTGSRDIAGSVAPRVFLSLFNDAPTAAWLDSSGNGGALSVLANSAGPLARTWMPQVESSNTFFAQLRSTFDESVEIPRDWPCDFALGWVGALGYGVEDIARSREDHPDAALLFADRAVVIDHAHAVAYAMAMLPSAKDAGDAGSTHDEQLEWLDTTVAEVRRIAGEVSETSGAGLEAIPETFPSSIPGGAPPRDTVPAESVTIERAAAFRFDQPKRQYLASIQRCLDYIAAGDSYEVCLTNTARGPALRDLADLQPGANSPYAPSPELLAYLRLREVSPVPYGAFLRFDRPGQAPLHILSASPERFLKVSPEGEVSAKPIKGTRPRGEDGAADARGRQELMSNPKDRAENLMIVDLLRNDLGRVCVPGSVEVPKIFSVESFSHVHQLVSTITGQLRPGLGAVDAIAASYPGGSMTGAPKIRTMEIIEELEPHPRGFYSGAIGWISPNSATELNITIRTLVDDGAECSFGVGGAIVADSDPLAEYQETLVKAAALLDTLGGQIA